The following are encoded in a window of Amphibacillus xylanus NBRC 15112 genomic DNA:
- a CDS encoding heavy metal translocating P-type ATPase gives MQNKTFTVEGMTCASCAQTVEKTASKLPGVETAQVNLATEKLTVNYDEAVLSTEEIEEAVSRAGYQVKTATKKQTLLISGMTCASCAQTVEKSVANLEAVKHAEVNLATEKLTVEFDETVLSTEQIILAVEKAGYQANVELDSTDNSYSDAKQKKLNQLNSIWRRFWLSAIFTIPLFYISMGPMIGLPVPSIIDPDLNSLNFALTQLVLTVPVMLLGLSYYTGGFKALFRGHPNMDSLIALGTSAAFIYSLSATILIWNGDTTYAHELYYESAAVILTLITLGKYLESRSKGKTSEAIEKLMDLAPKTATVIRDGDEVEIGIDQVVVGDLIIVKPGEKIPVDGTIVEGRTSVDESMLTGESIPVEKNIGDSLVGGSFNNNGTVKYKADKVGNDTALAQIIQLVEDAQGSKAPIAKMADIISGYFVPIVIGLAIISGLGWYISGESGIFALTIAISVLVIACPCALGLATPTAIMVGTGKGAEHGVLIKGGAALETTHKIDMVVFDKTGTITEGKPVVTDIITAEGINEEELLMLTASAEKGSEHPLGEAIVEEAEKRALTFMNVEDFSAIPGHGIEVTIDGKQLLAGNKKLMVDRGITLDNLNVQSDRLADDGKTPMYIAIDRKIAGIIAVADTVKENSAKAIEKLHEMGIEVGMITGDNARTADAIAKQVGIDRVLSEVLPEDKTNEVKKLQAEGKKVAMVGDGINDAPALAQADIGIAIGTGTDVAIESADIVLMRSDLLDVPSSIELSKATIRNIKENLFWAFAYNVLGIPFAMGIFYIFDGPLLSPMIAGAAMSLSSVSVLANALRLKRFKPSRTK, from the coding sequence CCTGTGCATCGTGTGCTCAAACGGTTGAAAAGTCAGTGGCAAATCTTGAGGCAGTTAAGCATGCTGAAGTAAATTTAGCAACAGAAAAATTGACTGTCGAGTTTGATGAGACAGTGCTTTCTACTGAACAAATTATTTTGGCGGTCGAAAAAGCTGGTTATCAAGCTAATGTTGAACTCGATTCAACAGACAACTCATACAGTGATGCAAAGCAAAAAAAACTAAATCAATTAAACTCAATTTGGCGACGATTTTGGTTATCAGCCATATTTACGATTCCATTATTCTATATTTCTATGGGACCGATGATTGGCTTGCCTGTACCATCAATCATTGATCCGGACCTCAATTCATTAAATTTTGCACTAACCCAATTAGTACTCACTGTCCCAGTCATGCTCTTAGGATTAAGCTACTATACAGGTGGCTTTAAAGCATTGTTTAGAGGTCATCCAAATATGGATTCTCTCATCGCCTTAGGAACGAGTGCAGCATTTATTTATAGTTTATCTGCAACCATTTTAATATGGAACGGTGATACAACTTACGCGCATGAGCTATATTATGAATCAGCAGCAGTCATTTTAACCTTAATTACTTTGGGTAAATATTTGGAATCCCGTTCTAAAGGGAAAACATCAGAGGCGATTGAAAAATTAATGGATTTAGCACCTAAAACAGCAACAGTCATTCGTGATGGTGATGAAGTAGAAATTGGCATCGATCAAGTTGTTGTCGGTGATTTAATAATTGTTAAACCAGGTGAAAAAATTCCAGTCGATGGTACGATTGTAGAAGGCCGAACATCAGTCGATGAGTCCATGCTTACAGGTGAAAGTATTCCTGTTGAAAAGAATATTGGCGATTCATTGGTTGGGGGAAGCTTTAACAATAATGGAACGGTTAAATATAAGGCTGATAAGGTAGGTAATGATACTGCCTTAGCACAAATTATTCAATTGGTTGAAGACGCACAAGGATCAAAAGCACCGATTGCTAAAATGGCAGATATTATTTCTGGTTACTTTGTTCCGATCGTGATTGGCCTTGCCATTATTTCTGGCTTAGGTTGGTATATATCTGGAGAGTCAGGCATTTTTGCTTTAACGATAGCAATATCTGTTTTAGTCATTGCTTGTCCGTGTGCCCTTGGCTTAGCAACACCTACTGCGATTATGGTCGGTACTGGAAAAGGTGCAGAACATGGTGTGTTAATCAAAGGTGGCGCTGCACTTGAAACAACACATAAAATTGATATGGTAGTTTTTGATAAAACAGGTACGATTACAGAAGGTAAACCAGTTGTAACTGATATTATCACAGCAGAAGGCATCAATGAAGAGGAATTATTAATGTTAACAGCCTCAGCTGAAAAAGGTTCTGAACACCCATTAGGTGAAGCGATTGTTGAAGAAGCGGAGAAAAGAGCCTTAACATTTATGAATGTCGAAGATTTCTCGGCTATTCCTGGACACGGCATCGAAGTAACGATCGATGGTAAGCAACTGTTAGCTGGTAATAAAAAGTTAATGGTTGATCGAGGTATTACGTTAGACAATCTTAATGTGCAATCAGATCGCTTAGCAGATGATGGGAAGACACCGATGTATATCGCGATCGATCGAAAAATTGCAGGGATTATCGCAGTAGCGGATACAGTTAAAGAAAACAGTGCTAAAGCAATTGAAAAACTTCATGAAATGGGTATAGAGGTAGGCATGATTACGGGCGATAACGCACGAACAGCAGATGCAATAGCCAAACAAGTTGGGATTGATCGTGTTTTAAGTGAAGTTTTACCTGAAGACAAAACAAATGAAGTTAAGAAGCTTCAAGCTGAAGGAAAGAAAGTAGCGATGGTAGGTGATGGAATTAATGATGCACCAGCACTTGCCCAAGCAGATATTGGAATTGCGATTGGAACGGGTACAGATGTCGCGATTGAATCAGCAGATATTGTCTTAATGAGAAGTGACTTATTAGATGTCCCAAGCTCGATTGAATTAAGTAAAGCAACAATTCGTAATATTAAAGAAAACCTATTTTGGGCATTTGCTTATAACGTATTGGGTATTCCATTTGCGATGGGAATCTTTTATATCTTTGATGGACCATTACTAAGCCCAATGATTGCTGGAGCAGCGATGAGCCTTAGTTCTGTTTCAGTACTTGCAAACGCATTGAGACTTAAGCGATTCAAACCATCACGCACTAAATAA
- a CDS encoding CNNM domain-containing protein, with amino-acid sequence MKRKAELGDKNALKIDQLISNSSHFLSTIQIGITLAGFLSSAFAADFFATPLSEMLFDLGVPIPLGTLNTISVVVITIVLSYFTLVFGELVPKQLALKKAETIAKFAVGPISLLAKICSPIVKFLTFSIHLILRLLRVDPNDVSELTTEEDIRLMIDISGKSGTINKSEQTMIDNVFEFDDKLVSDIMKI; translated from the coding sequence ATTAAACGGAAGGCAGAATTAGGGGATAAAAATGCTTTGAAAATCGATCAGCTGATTTCAAACTCTAGTCACTTTCTAAGTACGATTCAAATCGGTATTACATTAGCTGGCTTTTTATCAAGTGCATTTGCAGCCGATTTCTTTGCCACACCATTGTCAGAGATGTTGTTTGATCTGGGTGTTCCGATTCCGTTGGGAACATTGAACACAATTTCAGTTGTTGTGATTACGATTGTGTTGTCTTATTTTACGTTAGTTTTTGGTGAGCTTGTGCCAAAACAGTTAGCACTTAAGAAAGCAGAGACTATTGCAAAGTTTGCTGTTGGGCCGATCTCGTTGTTAGCTAAAATTTGTTCGCCAATTGTTAAGTTTTTAACATTTTCAATTCATCTTATCTTACGCCTACTACGTGTCGATCCGAATGACGTATCTGAATTAACAACAGAAGAAGATATTCGGTTAATGATCGATATTAGTGGAAAAAGTGGCACGATCAATAAAAGTGAACAAACGATGATTGATAATGTATTTGAATTTGATGACAAACTTGTTTCCGATATTATGAAAATTTAA
- a CDS encoding alpha-galactosidase, whose protein sequence is MGIQFNEAMKSFKIDAKDTSYIISIVDDEQFLGHVYFGEKIPDQDMNHLLRLEENPFVPSKNNRDRGTFMDSFPNEYSSHGLGDYRESSISVMTQSGTSTVGVNYQSHVIYPGKPKLEGLPATFGDEEDCTTLEITCVDQHLNLEVVLVYTAFENLDVITRSVRVTNRAKESIQLRKVLSACVDFDRNDLDMITLHGSWARERHVSRRKVELGKQGISSLRGQSGHQVNPFLAVMDQTATEDNGEVYGFNFVYSGNFLAQAEGCQFDTTRVVMGINPEDFSWELDPEATFTAPEVVMVYSNEGIGKMSRTFHDLYRTHLIRGKYKNKKRPILINNWEATYFDFDTEKLLDIAKEASHLGIEMLVMDDGWFGNRSSDNMALGDWVVNEDKIKGGLKNLVDEVNKLGMKFGIWFEPEMISPDSDLYRAHPDWCIHIEGREGVLSRNQYVLDFSRQEVRDYIYESLSEILSSANIEYVKWDMNRQLTDVANSVLPASQQREIWHRYVLGVYDMMDRLTTDFPHILLENCSGGGARFDPGMLYYSPQIWTSDDTDAIERLKIQHGTSLVYPVSSIGAHVSDVPNHTVGRITPFETRGFVALSGTFGYELDVTKIPQEDRDMIPKQVEMYHKYNDLIREGDLYRIGNVFENPEYNCVEYVAKDKSEVLVTYVQVLSRPNHRSRRIRLKGLDKDSYYRNQETNAVHSGAALMNGGILIEDMYGDFKGKLIHFIKE, encoded by the coding sequence ATGGGAATTCAATTTAATGAAGCAATGAAAAGTTTTAAGATCGATGCGAAAGATACGAGCTATATTATTTCAATTGTCGATGACGAGCAATTTTTAGGACATGTTTATTTCGGTGAAAAAATTCCGGATCAGGATATGAATCATTTATTAAGGCTTGAGGAAAATCCATTTGTCCCTTCTAAAAACAATCGGGATCGTGGTACTTTTATGGATAGTTTCCCCAATGAATACTCGTCGCATGGTTTAGGGGATTATCGAGAAAGCTCAATTAGTGTGATGACTCAATCTGGTACGAGTACTGTTGGTGTTAATTATCAGTCGCACGTGATTTATCCAGGGAAGCCTAAGTTAGAAGGACTGCCAGCAACATTTGGTGATGAAGAGGATTGTACAACTTTAGAAATAACTTGTGTTGATCAACATTTAAATTTGGAAGTTGTTTTGGTTTATACGGCCTTTGAGAATCTAGATGTGATCACGAGAAGTGTTAGAGTAACAAACCGAGCAAAAGAAAGCATTCAGCTTCGAAAAGTTTTATCAGCTTGTGTAGACTTTGATCGAAATGATTTAGATATGATTACGCTTCATGGTTCATGGGCAAGAGAACGCCACGTCTCAAGAAGAAAAGTAGAATTAGGCAAGCAAGGTATTTCCTCTCTCAGAGGTCAGTCCGGTCATCAAGTCAATCCGTTTCTTGCAGTGATGGATCAAACGGCTACAGAAGATAATGGTGAAGTGTATGGCTTTAACTTCGTCTACTCAGGAAACTTCCTTGCTCAAGCGGAAGGCTGTCAGTTTGATACGACAAGAGTAGTAATGGGAATTAACCCAGAAGATTTTTCTTGGGAACTCGATCCTGAAGCTACATTTACCGCACCTGAGGTAGTGATGGTTTATTCCAATGAGGGAATCGGTAAAATGTCTCGAACGTTCCATGATTTATATCGAACACATCTAATCCGTGGCAAGTATAAAAATAAGAAACGCCCAATTTTAATTAACAACTGGGAAGCGACTTATTTTGATTTTGATACAGAAAAGCTTTTAGATATCGCAAAAGAGGCATCGCATCTAGGGATTGAAATGCTTGTAATGGATGATGGTTGGTTTGGTAATAGAAGTAGTGACAATATGGCTTTAGGAGACTGGGTCGTTAATGAAGATAAAATCAAAGGTGGCCTAAAGAATTTAGTCGATGAAGTTAACAAGCTTGGTATGAAGTTCGGGATATGGTTTGAACCGGAAATGATTTCGCCAGATTCAGATTTGTACCGTGCACACCCGGATTGGTGTATCCATATTGAAGGTCGAGAAGGCGTGTTAAGTCGTAATCAATATGTATTAGATTTTTCAAGACAAGAAGTGAGAGATTATATTTATGAAAGTTTAAGCGAAATTTTATCTAGCGCGAATATTGAGTATGTTAAGTGGGATATGAACCGCCAGCTTACAGACGTTGCAAACAGTGTCCTACCTGCAAGTCAGCAACGAGAAATTTGGCATCGATATGTACTTGGCGTTTACGACATGATGGATCGATTAACAACTGATTTCCCACATATCTTACTTGAAAATTGCTCTGGTGGGGGCGCAAGATTTGATCCAGGTATGCTTTACTATAGTCCACAAATTTGGACGTCAGACGATACCGACGCAATTGAAAGATTAAAAATTCAGCATGGTACATCACTGGTGTATCCAGTCTCTTCAATTGGTGCACATGTTAGCGATGTGCCAAATCATACGGTTGGAAGAATCACACCTTTTGAAACACGTGGCTTTGTTGCTCTTTCAGGAACCTTTGGCTATGAATTAGATGTAACGAAAATCCCACAAGAAGATCGTGATATGATTCCAAAGCAGGTGGAAATGTATCATAAATACAATGATCTGATTCGTGAAGGAGACTTATATCGAATTGGTAATGTGTTTGAAAATCCTGAATATAATTGTGTCGAATATGTTGCTAAAGATAAAAGTGAAGTTTTAGTCACTTATGTACAAGTGCTTTCAAGACCAAATCATCGTAGCAGAAGAATTCGCCTTAAAGGACTTGACAAAGATAGCTATTATCGTAATCAAGAAACAAATGCAGTTCATTCTGGTGCAGCATTGATGAATGGTGGAATTTTAATTGAAGATATGTATGGAGATTTCAAAGGAAAGTTAATTCACTTTATTAAAGAGTAA